Proteins found in one Methanospirillum hungatei JF-1 genomic segment:
- a CDS encoding DEAD/DEAH box helicase gives MEYISHPFIAPETMEKRTYQFSISMNALEKNTLVVIPTGLGKTAIALIVAASRLYQNGGKVLMMAPTKPLVEQHLRYFKAHLAIPGDEKTKFAMFTGEASPEKRTAEWMAASMVLATPQVIKNDLIAGRYDLTDVSLLIVDEGHRAVGNYAYVFIAERYMQTAKDPLILAMTASPGGNKEKISDIVENLHIKSVESRTETDPDVRPYVHEKDVEIIRVDLPPELKAALEDLKALVADRLDQLKKAGFPVTDQASLSMKTLQEVSAIIQQRIAERDASGFAAASIHAELMKLRHAIGLAESQGCMVLKAYLNKLLAEGNAPGGSKASKRIAYDPRFMRLLNRSIEWKEECHPKLLILPELVQSILDESPDTRIIVFATYRDTVKMVVDTLQAAGISAERFVGKANKDQEKGLSQKRQIATISRFREGEFSVLVATSVGEEGLDIPSTDVVIFYEPVPSEIRSIQRKGRTGRHNTGRIIVLVTRKTTDETFQIVSRRREKAMVTGMKNLTGHEKKILQTALPLDLDDLQKAKAAQEEVFSGPKIIIDDRELVSKVSEHLSSAGAVIRIERLLQGDYKIGDRILVERKTSRDFVDSLIDRDLLDQLREMARVCPKPVLIIEGGDIYSQRDIHPNAIRGALAAISVTMGIVIFQTRDAGDTADLLLVLARREEENGYKERGSGQKEAYESLATAQEAIMSAFPDLGPKYARALLTAFGSLKAIIDAEKEELLQVPGIGAKKAEMIYELSRRPYP, from the coding sequence ATGGAATATATCTCCCATCCTTTTATTGCTCCGGAGACGATGGAGAAGAGAACATACCAGTTCTCCATCTCCATGAATGCTCTTGAGAAAAACACCCTTGTTGTCATCCCGACCGGCCTGGGAAAGACAGCAATTGCGCTTATCGTTGCAGCGTCCCGCCTGTACCAGAACGGGGGGAAGGTGCTGATGATGGCACCGACAAAGCCCCTTGTTGAGCAGCACCTCCGCTATTTCAAGGCACATCTTGCCATCCCCGGTGATGAGAAGACGAAATTTGCAATGTTCACCGGTGAGGCATCTCCTGAGAAGCGGACCGCAGAGTGGATGGCGGCATCGATGGTCCTTGCGACTCCGCAGGTCATTAAGAATGATCTCATCGCCGGCCGGTACGATCTCACCGATGTCTCACTCCTGATTGTGGATGAAGGTCACCGCGCAGTCGGAAATTATGCCTATGTCTTCATAGCCGAACGGTATATGCAGACCGCAAAGGATCCGCTTATCCTTGCGATGACTGCGTCTCCGGGCGGGAACAAGGAGAAGATCTCAGATATCGTGGAAAATCTGCACATCAAGTCGGTTGAGAGCAGGACTGAGACTGATCCGGATGTCAGGCCTTATGTGCATGAGAAGGATGTGGAAATAATCCGTGTAGACCTCCCGCCTGAACTAAAAGCGGCTCTTGAAGATTTGAAGGCGCTCGTAGCAGACCGACTTGATCAACTCAAGAAAGCCGGGTTTCCGGTCACCGATCAGGCTTCCCTTTCGATGAAAACACTTCAGGAGGTATCGGCAATCATCCAGCAAAGAATTGCAGAGCGAGATGCTTCAGGTTTTGCAGCGGCCAGTATTCATGCCGAACTGATGAAACTCAGGCATGCCATTGGTCTAGCAGAGTCACAGGGCTGTATGGTCCTGAAGGCATACCTCAATAAGCTCCTTGCCGAAGGGAATGCACCTGGCGGGTCAAAGGCATCAAAGAGAATCGCCTATGATCCCCGGTTCATGAGACTTCTCAACCGATCCATTGAGTGGAAAGAAGAGTGCCACCCCAAGCTCCTCATCCTCCCTGAGCTGGTACAGTCTATCCTTGATGAGTCCCCAGATACGAGGATCATTGTCTTTGCAACCTACCGGGATACAGTCAAGATGGTTGTTGATACGCTGCAGGCAGCAGGGATCTCCGCAGAGCGGTTCGTCGGGAAGGCGAATAAGGACCAGGAAAAAGGACTCTCGCAGAAGAGACAGATTGCAACCATCAGCCGGTTCCGTGAGGGGGAGTTTTCCGTCCTTGTTGCCACCTCAGTCGGAGAAGAGGGGCTTGATATCCCGTCTACCGACGTGGTCATCTTCTATGAACCGGTCCCGTCAGAGATCCGGAGTATCCAGCGAAAGGGAAGAACCGGACGTCATAACACGGGACGGATCATCGTTCTGGTTACCAGGAAGACGACTGATGAGACCTTCCAGATTGTTTCCAGAAGACGGGAGAAGGCAATGGTAACGGGGATGAAAAACCTGACCGGTCATGAGAAGAAGATCCTTCAGACAGCCCTCCCTCTTGACCTGGATGATCTGCAAAAAGCGAAAGCAGCACAGGAAGAGGTATTTTCTGGTCCAAAGATCATCATCGATGACCGTGAACTGGTCTCAAAGGTGTCAGAGCATCTTTCATCCGCCGGGGCAGTCATTCGTATCGAACGGCTTTTACAGGGTGATTACAAGATTGGTGACCGTATCCTGGTTGAGCGCAAGACATCACGTGATTTTGTTGACAGTCTTATCGACCGGGACCTTCTGGATCAACTGAGAGAGATGGCACGGGTCTGCCCAAAACCGGTTCTGATCATCGAAGGAGGGGACATCTATTCCCAACGGGACATCCATCCGAATGCTATCCGGGGAGCGCTTGCTGCAATTTCCGTGACCATGGGGATCGTCATATTTCAGACCAGAGACGCCGGAGATACCGCAGACCTGCTCCTGGTCCTTGCACGCCGCGAAGAAGAGAACGGATACAAGGAGCGGGGGTCCGGCCAAAAAGAAGCATATGAGAGTCTTGCAACCGCCCAGGAGGCCATCATGAGCGCATTTCCAGATCTTGGACCTAAATATGCCCGTGCCCTGCTCACGGCGTTTGGATCACTCAAAGCGATTATTGATGCAGAAAAAGAAGAGCTCCTCCAGGTCCCAGGTATCGGGGCGAAAAAAGCGGAGATGATTTACGAGTTGTCCCGTCGTCCATACCCGTAA
- the thiC gene encoding phosphomethylpyrimidine synthase ThiC, with protein sequence MSIVEDARKGIITEEMKVVAAQEGVTEDFIRRGIASGQIVIPVSPYRKVKLCGIGGGLRTKVNCSVGTSTDIVDVDMEVEKVKAGERAGADTIMELSTGGDFVEIRRRCIEATTLSVGSVPLYQAFIEAARKDGAVIHMREDDLFRITEEQAKLGTNFMAIHTGVNRITLERLQRQGRHGGLCSRGGAFLTAWMLHNDKENPLYAEFDYLCEILKEHEVTLSTGNGMRAGAVHDATDRAQIQELIINAELGDRAHEMGIQVIVEGPGHVPLDQIETNVRLMKRMSGNKPFYMLGPIVTDIAPGYDDRVSAIGAAMSSMHGADFICYVTPAEHLALPNPEEVYEGVISSRIAAHVGDMIKLNKRDQDLAMGHARRDLDWEAQFNLAINPARARQIRNERASADADACTMCGDYCALKIANKVIKKLD encoded by the coding sequence ATGTCAATAGTCGAGGATGCAAGAAAAGGCATCATCACCGAAGAAATGAAGGTCGTAGCGGCTCAGGAAGGCGTTACTGAAGATTTTATCCGACGGGGGATCGCAAGCGGCCAGATCGTCATTCCGGTTTCACCCTACCGGAAGGTCAAATTATGTGGTATAGGGGGTGGCCTTCGTACCAAGGTGAACTGTTCAGTCGGGACCTCGACCGATATTGTTGATGTGGATATGGAAGTTGAGAAGGTAAAAGCCGGAGAGCGTGCCGGTGCCGATACCATCATGGAACTCTCAACCGGTGGAGATTTTGTTGAAATCCGCCGACGGTGCATAGAAGCCACCACTCTTTCCGTCGGTTCAGTTCCCCTGTACCAGGCATTTATCGAGGCAGCCAGGAAAGATGGTGCCGTTATTCATATGCGGGAAGATGACCTCTTCCGGATCACCGAGGAACAGGCAAAACTTGGAACCAACTTCATGGCAATTCACACCGGTGTAAACCGGATCACCCTTGAACGGCTCCAGCGCCAGGGACGACATGGGGGTCTTTGTTCCCGTGGTGGTGCATTCCTGACTGCATGGATGCTGCACAATGACAAGGAAAACCCCCTCTACGCAGAGTTTGACTACCTGTGTGAGATCTTAAAAGAGCACGAAGTGACCCTTTCAACCGGGAACGGGATGCGGGCCGGAGCAGTTCATGACGCAACCGACCGTGCACAGATACAGGAACTGATCATCAATGCAGAACTTGGTGACCGTGCCCATGAGATGGGAATCCAGGTCATCGTGGAAGGCCCTGGTCACGTGCCCCTTGACCAGATCGAAACTAATGTCAGACTTATGAAGCGGATGTCGGGTAATAAGCCTTTTTACATGCTCGGACCCATCGTCACTGACATTGCTCCGGGTTATGATGACCGTGTCTCTGCAATTGGTGCAGCCATGTCCTCCATGCATGGTGCTGACTTTATATGCTATGTGACTCCTGCTGAACACCTTGCCCTGCCAAATCCTGAAGAGGTCTATGAAGGTGTCATCTCCAGCCGGATTGCAGCCCATGTCGGTGATATGATAAAACTCAACAAGCGTGACCAGGACCTTGCCATGGGGCATGCACGTCGTGACCTTGATTGGGAAGCTCAGTTTAATCTTGCTATCAACCCGGCCCGGGCACGGCAGATCAGAAATGAGCGTGCCTCAGCCGATGCCGACGCCTGCACCATGTGTGGGGACTATTGCGCCCTCAAGATTGCAAATAAAGTCATCAAGAAACTTGACTAA
- a CDS encoding UPF0147 family protein: protein MPTPEQTIDICIQMLSAIIDDGTIPRNIRRVADETRTILQNQDRQLGLRAAEAISKIDEISSDPNMPGHARTRVWELVSQLETVPLD, encoded by the coding sequence ATGCCAACTCCAGAACAAACCATCGATATCTGTATTCAGATGTTATCTGCCATTATTGACGATGGCACCATCCCCAGAAATATCCGCCGTGTAGCAGACGAGACCCGCACTATTCTTCAGAACCAGGATCGCCAGCTTGGCCTTCGGGCAGCAGAAGCAATTTCAAAGATTGATGAGATCAGCTCTGACCCGAATATGCCAGGACATGCACGCACCCGCGTCTGGGAACTGGTCTCACAGCTTGAGACTGTACCGCTCGATTAA
- a CDS encoding secondary thiamine-phosphate synthase enzyme YjbQ produces the protein MVTSGTITLSTRGEGDIVDITDKVQEIACSSGVKTGICHVFVIGSTAAVTTIEYEPGVLKDLSRALSVSAPPDITYAHDSRWGDGNGRSHVKAALVGPSLTIPLRNGALVLGTWQQIVLLELDTRERRDRHLTVTILGE, from the coding sequence ATGGTAACATCCGGAACTATTACGCTTTCAACCAGGGGAGAAGGGGATATCGTAGATATCACTGACAAGGTGCAGGAGATTGCCTGTTCATCAGGGGTAAAAACCGGTATATGTCATGTGTTTGTTATCGGCTCAACGGCAGCAGTGACAACCATCGAGTATGAACCCGGTGTTTTAAAAGACCTCTCACGTGCTTTGTCGGTCTCTGCCCCGCCTGATATCACCTATGCCCATGACAGCCGCTGGGGAGACGGGAATGGCAGATCACATGTGAAAGCAGCTCTAGTTGGCCCGTCCCTGACAATTCCGTTACGGAATGGTGCTCTTGTCCTTGGAACCTGGCAGCAGATAGTCCTTCTTGAACTTGATACCAGGGAACGGCGGGATCGGCACCTTACGGTAACCATACTTGGCGAATAG
- a CDS encoding Sjogren's syndrome/scleroderma autoantigen 1 family protein — protein MTDTKSPDEIMAEYLLKGGKMLSKTCPVCHSPLFEYKGETFCVVCQEQALQNQTTKRPPVTPSRSGPEGAGQEPVAPGGLEDEFALTLRTLLMQAREEQDSTRILNLMESVKKGAEAYALLLYGYGRRDNS, from the coding sequence ATGACCGATACAAAAAGTCCTGATGAGATAATGGCTGAGTACCTCCTGAAGGGAGGGAAGATGCTCTCAAAGACATGTCCTGTCTGCCATTCCCCGCTCTTTGAGTATAAAGGAGAGACGTTCTGTGTAGTATGCCAGGAGCAGGCTCTACAAAATCAGACCACAAAACGACCTCCGGTTACACCTTCCCGGTCCGGCCCTGAGGGAGCGGGACAGGAACCGGTTGCACCAGGTGGACTGGAAGATGAGTTTGCCCTGACTCTTCGGACCCTCCTTATGCAGGCACGCGAAGAACAGGATAGTACCCGGATCCTGAACCTTATGGAGTCCGTTAAAAAAGGGGCTGAAGCATATGCCCTGCTCCTTTACGGGTATGGACGACGGGACAACTCGTAA